From the genome of Alosa alosa isolate M-15738 ecotype Scorff River chromosome 18, AALO_Geno_1.1, whole genome shotgun sequence, one region includes:
- the LOC125311406 gene encoding 5-hydroxytryptamine receptor 1F isoform X1 encodes MDPPDNRWFDANDPLAIEMRLVRNLTASRLNNFSPRAKLILEVLMVLMCVGAVTGNILVILIVAATKTFHSVTSILIINLAISDFLVGIGVMPFVAVSIMNNGWVDCNDLCLYVGYTSSVYCTASVLTLAAIALDRYYSIVDCLRYSSRCTVWRTGAAVLWIWVQAAITSCPPLLGWGMVDYVAPMFSCAVKWSSSTTYTVFMATASFLLPATVILFCYVKIVRVARNHARRIHSLEDQLNRNRRCPVAPPPSTSATEGQDSHAPTSLVYYLSGGFLTESSMDGGGSVSSLPDSQATHSCSESRTQPSSASNSTSSGSRRLHTFIAQLQSSGTQPHNPTHPSQSQSHGVVRLFMVIAAFFLCWMPYMGVAMVQATEKVLSRPSSLVPQSAITFSYWLVLLNSDINPLLYALLSKRFQGALKSLQQKIQARLGGLVGRDQERAEGEARRDGSPCFEAAPSHHLPQGGDCATPEGTTTYTSVFTLSSSQDSCRECAGDAPVCEDEGPRRLSCLRVPSQQHVGDRLPCSAATQERQATFFYGQITVRVEHDIC; translated from the exons atggatccgccTGATAATCGCTGGTTTGATGCGAATGATCCCCTGGCGATCGAGATGCGACTTGTCAGAAATCTAACGGCGTCACGTCTTAACAACTTCAGTCCAAGGGCCAAACTCATTTTGGAGGTGCTTATGGTGCTGATGTGTGTTGGAGCCGTGACAG GTAACATACTTGTGATATTGATAGTTGCTGCCACGAAGACGTTCCACTCTGTGACATCAATTCTCATAATTAATTTGGCCATCAGTGACTTCCTGGTGGGCATCGGTGTGATGCCTTTTGTTGCTGTCTCCATCATGAACAATGGCTGGGTGGATTGCAAT gacctgtgtctgtatgtgggcTACACCTCATCTGTGTACTGCACGGCCTCTGTTCTGACCCTGGCTGCCATCGCTCTGGACCGTTACTACTCCATAGTGGACTGCCTGCGCTACAGCTCACGCTGCACAGTCTGGAGGACCGGGGCAGCAGTCCTCTGGATCTGGGTCCAGGCAGCCATCACCAGCTGTCCCCCTCTGCTGGGGTGGGGCATGGTGGACTATGTGGCCCCCATGTTCAGCTGTGCGGTGAAGTGGTCTAGCAGCACCACCTACACCGTCTTCATGGCCACCGCCTCGTTCCTGCTGCCCGCCACGGTCATCCTCTTCTGCTACGTGAAGATTGTGCGCGTGGCCCGCAATCACGCCCGGAGGATCCATAGCCTGGAGGACCAGCTCAACCGCAACAGGAGGTGCCCTGTTGCGCCCCCGCCCAGCACCAGTGCCACCGAGGGCCAGGACTCCCACGCTCCCACCAGCCTGGTGTACTACCTAAGTGGGGGGTTCTTGACCGAGAGCTCAATGGATGGAGGTGGGTCTGTGTCTTCTCTCCCTGATTCCCAAGCCACGCACTCCTGCAGTGAGTCCCGCACCCAGCCCTCAAGCGCCAGCAACAGCACCAGCTCTGGCTCCAGACGACTACACACCTTCATCGCCCAGCTCCAAAGCAGCGGCACTCAGCCCCACAACCCCACCCACCCTTCCCAGAGCCAATCGCACGGCGTTGTGCGCCTCTTCATGGTCATAGCCGCCTTCTTTCTGTGCTGGATGCCTTACATGGGCGTGGCCATGGTGCAGGCCACCGAGAAGGTCCTATCGCGGCCCTCCAGCCTGGTCCCGCAGTCCGCCATCACCTTCTCCTATTGGCTGGTGCTGCTCAACTCCGACATCAACCCGTTGCTCTACGCCCTGCTCAGCAAGCGCTTCCAGGGGGCGCTAAAGAGCCTGCAGCAGAAGATCCAGGCCAGGCTGGGGGGGCTGGTGGGGAGAGatcaggagagagcagagggggaAGCCAGAAGGGACGGCAGTCCCTGTTTCGAGGCTGCACCCAGCCACCATCTGCCACAAGGGGGCGACTGTGCCACCCCGGAGGGGACCACCACGTACACTTCTGTCTTCACCCTCAGCTCTTCTCAAGACAGTTGCAGGGAGTGCGCCGGTGATGCACCAGTCTGTGAGGATGAAGGCCCCAGGAGGTTGAGCTGTTTGCGGGTCCCCTCCCAGCAACATGTGGGCGACAGACTCCCCTGTTCAGCTGCCACTCAGGAGAGACAGGCCACCTTCTTCTATGGCCAGATCACAGTAAGGGTGGAGCACGACATTTGCTGA
- the LOC125311406 gene encoding 5-hydroxytryptamine receptor 1F isoform X2, which produces MRHSGWQQWQPQIIPGNILVILIVAATKTFHSVTSILIINLAISDFLVGIGVMPFVAVSIMNNGWVDCNDLCLYVGYTSSVYCTASVLTLAAIALDRYYSIVDCLRYSSRCTVWRTGAAVLWIWVQAAITSCPPLLGWGMVDYVAPMFSCAVKWSSSTTYTVFMATASFLLPATVILFCYVKIVRVARNHARRIHSLEDQLNRNRRCPVAPPPSTSATEGQDSHAPTSLVYYLSGGFLTESSMDGGGSVSSLPDSQATHSCSESRTQPSSASNSTSSGSRRLHTFIAQLQSSGTQPHNPTHPSQSQSHGVVRLFMVIAAFFLCWMPYMGVAMVQATEKVLSRPSSLVPQSAITFSYWLVLLNSDINPLLYALLSKRFQGALKSLQQKIQARLGGLVGRDQERAEGEARRDGSPCFEAAPSHHLPQGGDCATPEGTTTYTSVFTLSSSQDSCRECAGDAPVCEDEGPRRLSCLRVPSQQHVGDRLPCSAATQERQATFFYGQITVRVEHDIC; this is translated from the exons ATGAGACACTCGGGATGGCAGCAGTGGCAGCCCCAGATTATCCCAG GTAACATACTTGTGATATTGATAGTTGCTGCCACGAAGACGTTCCACTCTGTGACATCAATTCTCATAATTAATTTGGCCATCAGTGACTTCCTGGTGGGCATCGGTGTGATGCCTTTTGTTGCTGTCTCCATCATGAACAATGGCTGGGTGGATTGCAAT gacctgtgtctgtatgtgggcTACACCTCATCTGTGTACTGCACGGCCTCTGTTCTGACCCTGGCTGCCATCGCTCTGGACCGTTACTACTCCATAGTGGACTGCCTGCGCTACAGCTCACGCTGCACAGTCTGGAGGACCGGGGCAGCAGTCCTCTGGATCTGGGTCCAGGCAGCCATCACCAGCTGTCCCCCTCTGCTGGGGTGGGGCATGGTGGACTATGTGGCCCCCATGTTCAGCTGTGCGGTGAAGTGGTCTAGCAGCACCACCTACACCGTCTTCATGGCCACCGCCTCGTTCCTGCTGCCCGCCACGGTCATCCTCTTCTGCTACGTGAAGATTGTGCGCGTGGCCCGCAATCACGCCCGGAGGATCCATAGCCTGGAGGACCAGCTCAACCGCAACAGGAGGTGCCCTGTTGCGCCCCCGCCCAGCACCAGTGCCACCGAGGGCCAGGACTCCCACGCTCCCACCAGCCTGGTGTACTACCTAAGTGGGGGGTTCTTGACCGAGAGCTCAATGGATGGAGGTGGGTCTGTGTCTTCTCTCCCTGATTCCCAAGCCACGCACTCCTGCAGTGAGTCCCGCACCCAGCCCTCAAGCGCCAGCAACAGCACCAGCTCTGGCTCCAGACGACTACACACCTTCATCGCCCAGCTCCAAAGCAGCGGCACTCAGCCCCACAACCCCACCCACCCTTCCCAGAGCCAATCGCACGGCGTTGTGCGCCTCTTCATGGTCATAGCCGCCTTCTTTCTGTGCTGGATGCCTTACATGGGCGTGGCCATGGTGCAGGCCACCGAGAAGGTCCTATCGCGGCCCTCCAGCCTGGTCCCGCAGTCCGCCATCACCTTCTCCTATTGGCTGGTGCTGCTCAACTCCGACATCAACCCGTTGCTCTACGCCCTGCTCAGCAAGCGCTTCCAGGGGGCGCTAAAGAGCCTGCAGCAGAAGATCCAGGCCAGGCTGGGGGGGCTGGTGGGGAGAGatcaggagagagcagagggggaAGCCAGAAGGGACGGCAGTCCCTGTTTCGAGGCTGCACCCAGCCACCATCTGCCACAAGGGGGCGACTGTGCCACCCCGGAGGGGACCACCACGTACACTTCTGTCTTCACCCTCAGCTCTTCTCAAGACAGTTGCAGGGAGTGCGCCGGTGATGCACCAGTCTGTGAGGATGAAGGCCCCAGGAGGTTGAGCTGTTTGCGGGTCCCCTCCCAGCAACATGTGGGCGACAGACTCCCCTGTTCAGCTGCCACTCAGGAGAGACAGGCCACCTTCTTCTATGGCCAGATCACAGTAAGGGTGGAGCACGACATTTGCTGA